From Manihot esculenta cultivar AM560-2 chromosome 18, M.esculenta_v8, whole genome shotgun sequence:
TTgaccaattttaaaaatatggcGATATTTTTTCCGCATAACCATTTTATTTGGTGAGTGAGGGTAAGAAATGTATTGAGTAATGTTATAGGTATCCAAATCAAAAGTTAAGACTTGAAATTTCTCATCCCAATCGGTtcgaaattatttaattgactGATCAAAATATGTTTCAACTGGGGGGACAATATTAATAAAAGATAtccaatatattataataataaaagttatcaataaatataataaaagtagGGTTCTGAACAAATTGAATTCAAAGGATCAATGACATGAAaactttaaattgaaaaaaataatttatgaattttattgaCAGCACGAGCCTCTGACATAGACTTAAAAAACAACATTAGAAAACACTATTTTCTTAAAAGCGGCAAAAGAGTCGGGTCCCATTTAATTagtaaaaagttttaaattggaTTTATTTAAGTATAAAGGTTTAAGATTACTTTCCTCTTCTCCCTCAAAACGCGGATAAGCCTACCGTTTCTGAATCCCTTCCTCCACCAAGACCCATCGAAAACCACCTCCTCCCTCGACCTCTGCCCCTTCAATCACCAGAGCCACAACCCCACAGAATCTCGCCTCTCCCTTAACCGCTTTCTTCAAGTTCAACATCCAGTTCTCCCATCTTCTTCTTCACCACACCTTGCTCCTTCTCCCATCGTTTTCACCTCCATCGATTTCTCATAGACCCGTCTCCTCTCTCCGTTGGCTTATCCTCTGAAACCCACTCCATTGTCCTCCCCTTCATCGTTGTTACAGCTCCTCCTCTTCTCCATCAATATTCCACCATTTCCTCATCATCTCCCCAAAAATTAGAAAACCCACCTGCATTCACCGATTCGGGTTGTTCCGTGAAAGCAAAGACGAAGCACCCAGCGGCGTAGCAGAACCGGCAAAGCAATCGGAGGCCGTGTATTAGAACCGGAAAAGCACAGACAACCTTTCACCGAGTCTTTCCAGTGCCACTCCGCACCCAACCGCGTCATCGCCCTCACTGACCCTTTTGCTCCCTCTGCTCAGCCTCAAAACTTTCCTTCGGCGTGGGTATAGTTCTGAATCTTTGTTGTTGTTACATCTTTCACAATAAGTTCTGGTTTGATATTTACATTGTGGTTGAATTAAAGCTTCATATTTGTAAAGGATAATGCTGTTTACCATTTTGGTATATATGTGACATGCTAAAATatcttggaatggccagatccATGCTACTGTTTATGCACGTTTTCTCTTACATTCTGAGGCTTGATAGTGTTACTGGTCACTGGGCGTGTGTCCTTGAATGCTGTGAGAGCCTTGAAATGGTTGAGGTCATTGCTCTCCTCAACCTACATATTAGAGTTACTTTATTCATTTGTGCTGCTTTTGTGATTAAGTTGAAACCCCATGAATGACCAAATTCTTTTGTGAGTATGGCAGTATAGTTAATTCTTCTGTAACTGAGCTCAAGCTTGagcttcaaattttttttagtaaacAAGCCTGAACATCCCAAAGCTTGGCTCAGCTTGATTTGATTACACCCCTAATATATTACCATGATGATACTCTagtaaaaatttaaactcaGTAAAATCAAGGGCTTTCAATTTTGAAATAAACCTCTTAGCAATTTCGAAACCCTAACAtctggaaagaaaaattttctaaggaatctcattcttttatccaGTATTAGAGGAAGCAAGCAATGACAAATGAGAAAACAGAGGTGTGGAAAATTATCCACATCCCTGACAAGCGTCCCATATCACCTAAAGAGCAACCCACTGGTGAATACCAAATTTACTCCTTTTTCTAGTTACTAAATCTGTGCACACTTCTtgtttttaatttcatattttgaACAATATGCAGTGAATGCTTTTGCCTCAGTGATTGAGCCAAAACTTGCAAATGCTCTTATAAGGTTAAGCTCTTGTCTATGATATTTAGCATTTGTAAAGATActcttattttgtttttttttattcaaacttGAAAAATTCGTATTTTTTGGTTTCTGGATGTTGAAATTGGTGTGGTGGAATTTGTGGATTTTGTTGAAATTAGGCTGTTAAATCAGATAGCTCCACTTGAAGATATGCGCCATGTGAAGCGTATACAGAAGAGACATGATGAAAGCGGTGAGTGTATGAATGTATCTTATACTTGTAAATTTGTTTTGAACTACTCTTATTGTTGTTGAAGTCTACAATATCTTTCGAgttaatatatatgaaattgGATTTATTTCCAACTTCCAAGTGCATTTCATTAAtagaatttatttgtaaatGAATTCCTTCCTATGTttggtattttaattattaattccaTTTTGCAAAATCTACCATTTCTAGCTGAATTTGGCACAAACACAATGTGTAATCCATTGAATTAATAATGTGAAACTCCATATGAATTTATTTCAAAACAAGCTTGTCAAATGTGGACTCATAGATGACTTCTATAAAAAAGTTATGGACCTTATTTATACCAAACAAGTTCCTAATCATTGATTTGACATTTAAGTATTATATGCTTTCTTATTTTTGGAAATTATGCTTGCTTGATTGCCAGTGAAATTCGAAAAGAAGTTGAAAATCTAGTATCAAATTGCATGAAAGAATTTTGCAGTTGTATTTAGTACGTGTTGGTGCCTTCAGATATTTACAGTTGATATAAATAAGTAATGATAATCAAATCAGTTGGTTAGCAATGGAAGTATAACAGCAATGCAGCACAAAGCATATACTCACTTTATTGTTTGGATGATATATTTGTGAAAAAGTTATTATTTCTCATGAATTAAACTGAAGTATTAAGTTTCATTTGAATTTTCACCTATATCTCTAGCTGCACCTAGAAAAATTTGCTCCTAGGCAGAGAGTGGTTTGCTGGATGATTCTTagcatttcatttatttttcaaatattatttataaagagCTTTTTCATAGCATGCTATATATCATAAGTTTCTACTAGATTTCTAGGGTAATATTTCTTTTCATTTACCTTCTCGTAATTCTTATAAGCATATTATCCGTGTGCCACATTATTTAGTATAATCATGGTAAATGGTTTTGTGACAGGGAAAATTCAGTTGTCTGTGATCCTTTGCCTAGCTTCTGAGAATGATAACCAGTCAAGCAACATGCCACAGAATGTACAAGAGCTAATAAATTCTTACCAGTTGAGTCCTTTTATCATAAAAGTGggtcattctttttttttttttccctttacaTATTTGTGCATTTTTTAACTTCTTATAATCATTTATGATTGCCTTCAGTCTTCACATTGGTGATGAATGGTTAGGGCATATTTAAGTAGGTTTAGGAATAATCctctattatttttctttttaatttgcaCACGTATTTGATTGGGGCTTATTAATATTATTCGGGAACAAGCTTAATATTTAGtttcttttaatatattagTAGTAATCTATCTTGCCATTGCTTTTCTCATTTTAATTTTGTGGATTTAGTTATGATATTATAGAGAGGAGTTTGAAGgatttttgaattatttatttatttgaattcaattttTGAAGTATTGGGCTAGAAATGGTATTAATTTCGCCTATTACCTCTCAATTTAGTGGGCTGTATCAGTGACGTCTCTCAACTTTAAtttgtataataaaattttctaactttAATTTGAGTATTATTAGTCCTTGTAATTTACTATTATCGGTTTATAGGTTAACTTGTGTCTAAATTTCACTCATCATTCCTAAACTTTGATGTATTGCAATTATCACTCAACTTCAATTTTCATAATAAAGGTTTCTAATTTtgaatttatcttatttttctttaaaatttttatgaaaaacaattatataatttatcttttaaaaatttatagtttaaaatttaaaacaatttattggttttctatttatttgaatgtatacttttaaaattttgtactTCAATTTTAAGCTGATatattacttattttattctattGATTTTGTTTTAATGTATacaatattatattttactttattttaattacatcCAAGCACAAATTAATatggttgatttttttttctttatataggttaatattatatttatattagtaaaataatgtatcaaatcttatattatttttaagcaTTATTTATATACTAAACTGAAGTATTAGAATTTTTGTGACAATTTAAAGTTGAGGGGCACTTGTGATACAATTATTTAAGTTAAGCTACAAgttgtgaaattttattataagttAACTTATCAAACGATGGTAGCAGGTTACAAGGACTTAAATAATACTCAAATTAAAAGGAATTTTATGACACAAATTGAAGTTTAGGGACATTGTTGATACAACCAAGTTAAGGGACAAATTAGCTCACTAGAAATTATTGGATAATGTTAGTTGTAACTTGTAACTACTAGCAAGCAGTTAGAAGAATTGTTATTGTGGTGTTAATACCTGCAAAATAGATATATTGCATTGCTTATTGCGAGAgctggtttttcatgattttaaggaAATTTATGGTATACTTGATCAATCATTATGCATTACTTAACCTTGTGGTTATTTGATCCAATTTTGTGCTTAAACAATTTGATTCGGAGTGAAGTTCTTTCCTCTTCATGGTCAAGCTGCAAAGTAATGTCTAATGGCTTTTTTTATAAAGTCGATGATATCCAATGTCCTGTATATATTTGTTGTCACGCAAAATAATTGGATTAAATAATTCTAGATTTTCCTGTTTGCATCATGTTTGTTGGTCTTCTAACAATTAGAATACCATATCTTCCTCAAATATTAACTAGAATTATTTTATGGCAATCTCTGAGTTCCAGTCACTCATTTCTTTTGTGCTTTAATTTTTCCTTTGTCATCCTTCATAAAATCTAATTAGTGATTATTTGGTCAGATCTCTTGGACATTCAAACCATATAAATCAATATTTCTTCCTTTTGGTCAATCATttgatgaaataaaattaattcagttgTGACGTCAATCTATGATGATGGTTGGGGAAAGGAATTTCCAAGTTCTATAATCTtccaaatttgaaaaatatgttCACCAGAAGTTCATGTTTTTTGGATATGTTTGTGCTATGAGAATTTCATGTTTTAGGCATTGGTTATTCCTCTTTGAAATGGTTTCCCTTTTTGTAAAGTTTTAATCATATAGCAATGTCTTTGGATATTATTAACGCAGTGATGTTTTCCATATGGATTTCAACCATTTCCAGGTTTGCAAATGGGCTGCAACATCTAGAGAAGAGTGGGAAGAACAATGCAAACTGTGGCCAACATCATATCATCCACCTACTTAGTAAGTTTATGCCGTACACATATATTGTTTCCTGATGTTCATTTGCTCTCCTGTTTCTTTATCACTTAATGATTACTAACTACTAAGTTATACATGGAAGGGTTTTGAAAATGTCTTTGTCTTTATTTGGTTTTTTCCttctcaaaaaaattaattcataaaatttctGAGTATTTGGGTCTGTGTCATTAATTTTTGGAAAAATTTCTGTGCCGGCTATATGACCTGCTGTAGTGCTAGACCTTTATGATGCTGAAGTAATGCAAAATGATTAGGCAACCTTTCTAAAGATGCATAGTGTATGCTTTCTCTGAAATCCGTGGTCAATGGAACTGTTATTAAGGGAAAAAATGACGACCAAATTAGTTTGAATATAATGGTCAAGTCTCCTAGCTTGACAGTTGTATCATCTTTTGCAGAACAGGGGAAATTATTTGGggtaattttctgttttgaaaTTTGTCATTAGACCAAGCagaatagaagaaaaataatacaTATAGCCAGCTTCAGCAGGGTTGTGGTTTAGGTTGGCATGGCTTGAGATGAGTTACGCTGTTTATTGATAATAGATGTGTCCATTATCCTACTTGTTTAGGTAACTATGCTCTAGGCTGAAGATACTTTATCCAGCcatcatattaattaattactcaATTGTACATAACCAAGGATTAATACCAATAGTTGGGGTCTGCTGTATGGATCTGTTTCCTCGAGTCTATCCAATTAGGGCTACATCTTCAGAAAGATCTAAGATCAACTGAGTCCTTTTTCACTATTTCCTTGCATATCATCTTAGGTCTGCCCCGCCAACCAAATGTCTCTTCTATCCTACCACTTCAACGTGCTCAACCCTCATCTATAATGTGTTTCCTGAACAAACTCATTCTTCCTTCTCTCTACTTTCTTCAATAGTTGTCCAGTCACCCTGTGGTCTTATTCCTTTTTAGCTACACTTTTGCATTTTCACTTATTCATCTTAGCATCCTAATTTGCAGTGTGCTTATATTCTATTGCAGTGTTTTTTCCACCTCCCCACACTAATTACCATGCATCAGGTTAATTATTGGCAATGTATTTAAAGTCTGTATAGCACAGGCTTTGATATTTATTAATATGATGTGTGCCATGCTTCTGAATTGGCAATAGATTACTTAGATGATAGAAATCATTCATATATTTGGTTCTTCCTGTATTCTTCCTTtccactaatttttttttaagcaagttttcaCATACATCCATCAAAATGAGATATTTTCAGCTTTCCtgattttctctttcttttcctccAACTCTAGCAATATTAACGGCATTACTGGATTTGGCGAAGAGGACTCTCAATCGGTTTTCAACTTCATGAAAGTGGCTGTTGACTTGGCAAAATCTGGTGGTGGTTTGGTAACTATTTACTTCCTCTGTTTACTAAATTTACTTCTATGAGGAATACAATATGGTTATTTAATGTTAACTGCCAAAGTTGCCAAGCTGGGAAGTAGGGAAGTATACTAATAGCTTACCTAAAAGCTGTATTCAGGTTATGTACTGAAAGATGGCATATAGTAGTTTATACTGCTCAAGTTAAGGTTGGGTGAGTTTGTTTTGAATGATTTCAATAGTCCAGCATCCATAAACATTTTTTGTGGATTGAAAGCAGAATTTTCACTTTTTTATAGTGCAATGCACTCTTTTCAAGTTTTAGATTTGCAGTAAACTGCCAGCTAACAATAGTAAATTCAAAGCACTCAAGAGTCTAGTGGTGTTTGCTGGCACCGTAATTTCACTGATTGCTTATTATAGTAGGCCATGCTCTTTGTTACTCTCTATTTTCTCTGGACTCAACAGTTTTACATCTTTGCAGATGGTCAATGCTGCTGTTATAGTGGATCCCTCAGTTCAGCAGATTATTGCAagtggacatgatcaaatttatTCATGGCATAGCAGGACTGGCATTGAAAATAGCAACTTTAAACAGCCAGCCTCATTTGCTTCTAATCCCAAGCCCAGTGGCGCAAATCATTTAACTGTGTTTCCAAACAATTTGCATAATGGACCTGCAAGATTGTATGCTGGTGTTTCTTGTTTAAATCCTTGGCATTGGTGTGGGCAACAATTGGATATGGGAAGTTCCTGTTATTTGCATCCTTTACAACATGCTGCCATTGTTGCTATTGAATCTTCTGCTGAAAGGGATAGGCGGCTATTCCCTGGCTTGCTtcatactgtgaagtcctctgAAGTGAAACATATGCAGTCTTCTTGTGCAGGTTCTCCAGCAAAAAGACAGAAAATTAACCTTGCATATGTGAGTTAATTCTATCTTCTGCTGCGGGAAACCTTGTCGAACTGGGTTTTTGTTTAAGAAACCACTAAAGAGCTGGTGGTTTTATAATTCCTTCAAATGTGTCATTCTTCTTCTATGTTCAAAAGAtacattttattattgttaaagAAACCATAAGCTCTGTGGCCTTAACACATTCACTGTATGATTGCATTTCTTCTTGTGATATAGTTAAAATGCATGATGACTTCATGTCATCCTTTTTCAGGTGGAGGATGGGAAGGAATTGGATGCTGATTCTGAAGTAACATCAGTGAGGCCCTATCTGTGCACTGGGTATGACATCTACCTGGTATGGGAGCCATGTACAATGTAAGTTTATTAATGCAATAACTTAGCTGTTGCTTTATCATATTCAAACTTCTGCTTATAGGGCTGCAATTTCTTTTTGTCCATTAGTGCATTCTTTAGATTCTAGTCAAGGATACCACTGCTTGtttaagttttttcttttttcctttttttttaaatttttttgttgtGGGGTTGGAGTTGGGGGAAATGGAGGTTAACCCTTTTTTGGTTTGATAGGAATAATAACAGTGTTAGAACCTTAAGCTATTTGAAAGAGGTATGGAGGGAAGTTTGGCCACTGTACACGGACTCAAATGAGCATGTTTGTAGCCTTTTGTCATGCCTCATGCTATCCTAGCTGGGTGTTGCTTCATTGGCCAAAGTCACCAAGGGACTCTACTCAAATCTAAACATATTTATTAaggggaagaaaaaaaaagaggagaaagtTCATGCTGCACATTGATGAAGATATCCGGCATCCCAGAGGAACACATAATACATGTgttgaaaaatgaaataaatcccTCAATAATTTACATTTGTTTGAGGTTTCTAGGCTTAACAAAACTCCTTGCCAGATTGACCTTTTAAGTTTTAGTCCTCCAAAATCAAATTAGTTTGATTGCTGAGATGTTAAATCAAACTCTGGTTACGCACCATTTTGTATCCTTGTTATCAAACAAGTTGGTGTAAGGCTGTTCAGAACTTCAGATGTCTATCTAGAGGCAACCTTACACTTACAAAGTAATAAAATAGAATGTTTAAAACCATTGGCCAACTTCAAGGAAACAGGTTCCGGTGGTAAGATACTGCACCTGAATATCAAAAGTTTCCCTGCTGTCAAGAGCAACCTATATAACCAGATTGGTTGGAATTGAGATTTTCCATTTCTTCCCAATAATTAATTTGCATTCTACAGACTTTCCAGTTTGCCAATTGCCAGATTGAAATTTCTATCCCTTGCTTGATTTCTTTAGCGAGGAGTCTCTTCCAAGTCTTATCTTTGCAAATGCAATGCTACATCAACTTCATTATTTGATTTGGGAATCTGTTACCATCTTTATTCATCTTTTGCTTGGCCAAAATCACTTCATAAACTACTTGGTTATCCCATCTTTCTTTGCCTCTCCTTGAAGGCATTTTGCAAGCCAAATAAAATTTAGCAACGACCTTAGTTGATTCGATTAATCATATTATGAAACACATGCTACTCCTGTTCATATATGTTTCATTAAATTCTAACCCCATAGTCCGTGCCCTCGACAAAGACAGTTGAAATAGGCTCTAATCATTCTTTTGAAGATACTGTCCATGACAtgaaatgaaagggtaattgaaATGGGGTTTTCAAAGTATTTTTGCTATAATAAGTTGGTCAGTCTCGTACTTTGTTGGATGATTTTGCCTCCAGGAAATTGTTATTAGTGCATTAAGATGCTCTATTTTCTCTCTTTTGTTTtgcctttatatatatatatatatatatatatatatatatcttagaGATTCAACTCTCTTATCATTTGATACCAAAacaatcttttctttttattttatttttttgaaggtGTGCAATGGCACTTGTGCATCAAAGAATTCGGCGTATATTTTATGCTTTCCCCAATCCGAATGCTGGTGCACTAGGCAGTGTTCACAGACTACAGGGAGAGAAAAGCTTGAATCATCACTATGCTGTTTTTAGGGTAGTTCTGCCAGAAGAGGTTCTTAATGTGGCTGAAGTGGTAGCAAGAGCTGATGATGATAATGACCAAATTGCCACTGCTGTATCTTAACAAGAGTATTTTGATACTCTCCATGAAGACAATTGAGTGATTTCTCTCCTCTTGCCAAAAATGCAAGCATTTTGTGGGAAGGATTTCATGGTGATTCCATTCTCTCCAAATCTGCATGTGAGAGTTTAGGCTTTTTGTATTCTTGTTTTTCATAGTTCAGATGTATTCTTTTTGCATCACAGCCTTCTCgtcatttaatttttcttgaCCTGACTTTTTACagtattttcatttaatttttgatatcgaatgataatttataaataaatataatattgttTTATATCAATATTGATGATCGTTGGATTTCACCAGACTGGGTCTACGATGACGGCTCTAGCCCAAAGTTCATGAAGCCTCTTAAATGGGCCGGTCCGGATCATTTGACCTTAAAATCAGGCTTCTTTGGGCTTCAGTCTCTTTATCCCCAGCTCGGTCAGAGACTTATCAGGAGAGGAAATAACCGGCTCATTCATCTAATAGATTTGTTCACGCACACGTTAGGgggaaaattaaatggccgttcagCGTGGAACGGATGTCTAACGCTTTTGTATATACGTATTCGTATGTCAGAGACAAGTGGCCCAGTGGCAGTAAGGTCCTTATCTTTCAGTGGCAGCAAGGTTATTAGACGTCACTAGCaaataaaagagaataaaagGAGAGTAGCACTCTCTTCTCATATAAGTTTACTCAGAACCTTATTCAAATCATCAAATATAATTAAACATTAAGAATAATACTGtataaaaattttctatttgtATAAATGAAAGATGATTATTATtatgaattattaaattttaaaatttaatcacataaattttctttattgatAGTTAAAAATTacaagtaataaaatattaaataaaaattaaaaatagccgtgcaattttttcctttaatttaccATTCaggttttataaatttaaattaatgtgGCCCCATTTGCACTTTGTTGTTCAATACACATTTCACGTGTAttgatttcaaaaattaaaatgataaaaaaattttggaaaaatatcaaatttgccttaagattaaattttattttttaataattatcattaaaaaatcaaataatttcat
This genomic window contains:
- the LOC110607008 gene encoding tRNA-specific adenosine deaminase TAD3 isoform X2, producing MRHVKRIQKRHDESGKIQLSVILCLASENDNQSSNMPQNVQELINSYQLSPFIIKVCKWAATSREEWEEQCKLWPTSYHPPTYNINGITGFGEEDSQSVFNFMKVAVDLAKSGGGLMVNAAVIVDPSVQQIIASGHDQIYSWHSRTGIENSNFKQPASFASNPKPSGANHLTVFPNNLHNGPARLYAGVSCLNPWHWCGQQLDMGSSCYLHPLQHAAIVAIESSAERDRRLFPGLLHTVKSSEVKHMQSSCAGSPAKRQKINLAYVEDGKELDADSEVTSVRPYLCTGYDIYLVWEPCTMCAMALVHQRIRRIFYAFPNPNAGALGSVHRLQGEKSLNHHYAVFRVVLPEEVLNVAEVVARADDDNDQIATAVS
- the LOC110607008 gene encoding tRNA-specific adenosine deaminase TAD3 isoform X1 translates to MTNEKTEVWKIIHIPDKRPISPKEQPTVNAFASVIEPKLANALIRLLNQIAPLEDMRHVKRIQKRHDESGKIQLSVILCLASENDNQSSNMPQNVQELINSYQLSPFIIKVCKWAATSREEWEEQCKLWPTSYHPPTYNINGITGFGEEDSQSVFNFMKVAVDLAKSGGGLMVNAAVIVDPSVQQIIASGHDQIYSWHSRTGIENSNFKQPASFASNPKPSGANHLTVFPNNLHNGPARLYAGVSCLNPWHWCGQQLDMGSSCYLHPLQHAAIVAIESSAERDRRLFPGLLHTVKSSEVKHMQSSCAGSPAKRQKINLAYVEDGKELDADSEVTSVRPYLCTGYDIYLVWEPCTMCAMALVHQRIRRIFYAFPNPNAGALGSVHRLQGEKSLNHHYAVFRVVLPEEVLNVAEVVARADDDNDQIATAVS